TAATTTCAAAGCGGTATCCATATAcaatttaaacatgttttactattattataattatttattattgttgtacaaatgtcatttttatatgtatgtaacattttttaaatataggaAATGATTAACAGTGTAATAAAGATACATGACTAGCATTGGAGTGTTTCTGTTGTCTTGAATGTAGGGGAGCAGGACCGACAGGTGGGTGGGCAAAAAAATCGAGTAATagttaaatttaatttattataataaatcagtTTTCAATAATgaacaatataaaacatttcatgtaagCACATTCAGATAATTGCTATTTACAAGATTTACATTTTGTCTTCAAGACATATATCCTCTGATAGGCTTTTTTGGGGTTGGATATAGTGGGAGGCTAACACCTCTTCCATGTTCAAAAAGCCCCAGAGAGGAGGTCATTTTGGATTACAGTTGACTAAATATAAATGCAATACAACACAGGCTCCCAACCCTGGTTCTTCAGGACTCCTGCCCTACAAATTTTAGTATTTTCCACAGACTCAAGAACATCCTCTTTATTAAATTCCGGACTACAAACGCAGGTATGGTAGCTAATGGTAAAGTTCTCCCTCCGAATAGGGACAATTCATTTTCTCCTGGTTTCTGCAACGGAGGgaaatgtataaaaccaaaGCACTTACTGGAGGGTTGACACAAAGGCACACAACAATGTTCAGCTGTAGCGTGGTCGGTTTGTTAAAACTTATTTTCCTGAGACATTATCGCCACTTAACAAATTTACATCAACAGTACGAATACCGAAAGTGTTGTAGTTGGCTGAGATTTTCCCAGAATTAAGTCAGTGCTCTCCGTGCATATAGCCTATTCTCGTCCAGTCTTGATCTCTtgcaattattacataatctcCTGATTGTGGTTTTGTGCTGACCATTATCATTCAAACTAGGTATTCTCCACAATTGAAAAAGTATGATACGATGGTGTTTTGATACATTTTTCCGTACAAGTAAAAAAGGAAATAGTGCTGGCTTATTTGTTACTGCCTTCAAAACCACCTGTCTTGATTTATGTCAACCTACTGTAAAATTTAGCTGTCAACATTCACATGCATTGATGCGTAGCAATACAAGCCAAAAACAGGCAGGGAAAAATaagcttttgttgttgttgttgttgtttttttgtttgtttgtttttttaaagaaaaatgtttaatttcaacTTTTATATGATCTTGTTAATTATACTACTTTCATTGTTCTGGGGCAATGTGAATCTTACTGTACTGcgttgtgtgtctgctactagctgctaaatttcctccatccatccatccatccatagtCTATGCTCCCATTGTGTTTTTCCCCACCATGCTGGAAAACTGAGCTGTCTCCAGCCATCCTGCCAGTTTTTTATCTCTTCCCTGTAAAAGAGTTTCTTCCTCAACCCCCTTCCTCAGCTTGTTGTTTTCAGCCCCCTTCCTCAGCTCGTCTTCAGCCCTTTTCTtcagctcctcttcctcattCCCATCAGCTTCTATTATATTAATCTCTGTAGTCCCTGATGACAAAGCCAAATAGACAAACTGATTACAGACCAAAAGTGCCACTGAACAACAAACCAGTATTTTAAATGGGATTATCTGTTGTATTGAAGTGTGTTTATCCAGATGGCTAAGCTTACTTATGATGGTTTTGACGCATCCTGTCACAAGCAAACTGCCTGAATTTAAGCACTTTAATAAAATCTACAAAAAGAAACATGTTAAATGTGTTACAAATAAGCAGTCAACCAGAACAATAAAGACAGGAGACAAGAATAACTTACATTTGTAAATGAGAAAATATATTACTATCTGAAGGACTATCGCTATATGAGTTAAAGTCCTCATAGAGAACAATCTTATCGTAGTTCTTGGATGCAACTGATAATAATTCAGCAATTTCTGACAACAATTTACTATTTTGCTTTGGAGGTATGTATATTACAATAATTAACACAGACATATCATTAAAAGGTTGATTGCAATATACTCAAAAGACATGAATTCACCAATAGTAGTACTTTTGCAGTTACGCAAAAATGAATGGGGTTTAATTAATGGGGTTTTGACCATGCGTGTTTTtcgttgatttttttttttttttaattacatggGGTTTGATGACTAATGAGCTTTAGTGTTAAGGCAGCAGATAGAGGGGGGAATGGTAACAATTAAGGAGACATTGTTTATATCATTAAAGGAACTTACCTGTCTGCTGTTGATACTACTTACCCATCAGTTGTCTGGTGTCCAGTCCAGTCAGGCCTGGTGTAGTACTTTCTCAGAATTCTTGGACAAGATAACAGACCCATGGTGGCTTGAGTATAGTCTGTCCCTGTGGTAAAATGCCAGTTGCTCCCAGAAAACACTCCAGTTTCTGATGTAGCCAATGCCATTGTTCTTACACCAGCCTTGGAGCCCGTAGTGCAGCATGTAGAGCCTGCTGAACACCTTGCTTCTTCTCTGGTCGGTGGGTAGTGGTCCTGAGATGACAATCCTGGCCTTGGTTCTCTTCTTAATGGTGTCTAGAAGTAATCTGAATTACTCCTTTAAGGACCTGGCTCTGACAGAATGAGATGTCATTCACCCCTGCCTGAATTACCATAGTGCAGACGTCCCCGTGTTTGCTCAGAGTCACGTGAAAACGCTTGGAAATGTCCAAGACCCGGGTGCctggaaaacaacaaacagcagAATTCCAAGCAAGCTACCTTAAGATGTCTCACTGCTGAGTCTCCAATTATAACAACACTCTCCTGATTCTCTCTCCAAGGCACTGAAGCAGGCGGTGAGCTGAGGACTTCAAACTGGTTACTGGAGGTGAAATCCAGCAGGGGAGGAATCCTTCTCTTTCCATGGCCACGCTGGCATTCCCAGCCCTGCTCTGGTGTGGGTGTGAAAATGAGAAGGCAATCCTGGTATTAATGGTGATAGGACCGCTCCATCTGGTGGAGTAGAAATCATCACCTGGCCTGTTCCTGAAATCCAAACGTGCAAAACATGCAACCTGTTCAGTCAAAAAAGGCGTGAGACATTTtataatttcattaaaaatagtaactcatttagaacttcatGGCGGTAACACAACTCAAAAACATTGGAACAAGGCTATTTCTATCATTGTGTCGCATGCCCTCTTCTTTGTCTAGAAAGTGGAGAGAccagttttgggagaggaatgttgacCCATTcttctgatgtaggattctagctgctcaacagtccaaaAATTGTCTTTGCCAGATTTTTGTTTCATGATCcaacaaatgttttctattagtgaaaggtctggaatgcaggcaggccagttcagcacctggactcttcttcCGCAAAGACATGCTGTTGTGGTGGATGCAGTATATGGTTTAGCATTGAAgtatgcaaggccttccctgaaagagatgttgtctggatgggagcatatgttcAGCATTGATCGGTGCCTTTCCAGATATGTACAGTATTTCAGAAAAGTAACAGGCTGGGTGGTCCATCTCCTCTTGAGTCTGCAGGACACAACAACCATGGgctccaaaaagaatttcaaattttgattcatctgaccacagaacagtttttcactttgcctcagtccctTTTAAACAAGCTTTGTCCCAGAGAAGACAAAGCTGGTTTAGCTTCTTCTTTGTacgatacagctttaacttgaaTAGAGTTGGGCAATAGGCCAAAATGTTATCATAATGaacaaaattcatattgttTGATATTGATACATATTGCGATAAAtgtcaaattattatttcaagtttgaaggctgatttttatcagctggaaaaacacggctgcagtttttgtaatagtcataatttaagaaagattatttttagctgtctggtgatgaCAGTGCtacttttgtgtcttgtttgatctacagtatcatcagttCGCTGTGTTGTGCGAGTGACggagctgcttcaagttagccagctgctaaaaacagttaGTCTAGAAAGATAACGCTCTCACACTTTCCAATGCCCCACAGTTTCCTCcgtttacttttgtttaaatcGTGGCTGTAAGTTGCATGAACCCACTTATTTCTagttgcttgggaatgcactaatactaaaatatgactttttgagCGTTGTAACAGTGCTGTTGTTGTGAGGATCAGATGTtatttaacgctgctaaagcttgttaggatgtatggaaagaggtgagttcactgtaagACAGTACGTTTCAGCTATTACTACTCAGTTCACCCTTCGCCTCCATCTCTAATCATGTCTTGCGCTCTAaaggtcatttatttttgttttaatatccTCAGATAGCTGTTTATGTGAGTCTTTGGGTGTGAAGTGTAAACACCTTAATAGATTTAAAGATATACATGACTTGGATTACAAGCTAATGAGTGAAATAGCTTAATCAGCACAATGGCACAAACAGGGCATAATGGTGATGGTTTTCAATAGTTCAGGCCATTTTTGCATTAGAGAAATTTAGCTTAGCACCGGGATTTCCAATGTAGGTATGACTCTGACTAAAGAATGACAACACAACTTCAGTGGTCTCTATGTCTGTTTAAAGTTTTAAGTAGTTGGGTGATTGGCTTTTCCACATCAAATGGAAGTTTATTCTTTCTTTACACTTTCTGCCAATTGACAACTGAAGCATTCATGATTTGAATAAGAATACTTTTGTTGCATTGCACACTCAgcttatatttcttttttctttctccagaaATGAAAGATGTCCTGTTTGAAGTCTTCTCCTGCACCTTCTTACCCATCTTAAATGTGCTTCCATAAACACATCAGGACATTCCACCTAGAGGAATGTTAAGCTGCTGAAGcaggtgatatatatataaatatggcaTCTGGAGAATCTTTCAGTTTTCAACAAACGCCATCCCGTACCCTTCACATGAATGCATCACACAGACAAGCACAGAAACGCAGCAAGGAGAGAACTCACTATTGCttagagtgtggaaagagttttactcaACAGTCTCATctcaaaatacaccagcgcTTTCACACTGGAGAGAGGCCTTATCACTGCTCAgtgtgtgggaagagttttactgtacagagtaATTACCAACAACACTaccgcattcacacaggagagaagccgtattactgcttagagtgtggaaagagttttaatcGTCAGAGTAATCTCCAagaacaccagcgcattcacgcAGGCGAGAAGCCGTATCAGTGCTtcgagtgtgggaagagttttaatcgtCAGAGTCATCTCcaaaaacaccagcgcattcacacaggagagaagccgtatcactgctcagagtgtgggaagagttttagtcATCAGAGTCATCTCAaacaacaccagcgcattcacacaggagagaagccgtatcgctgctcagagtgtgggaagagttttaatcaacAGGGTCATCTCCAggaacaccagcgcattcacacaggagagaagccgtattactgctcagagtgtgggaagagttttaatcgaCAAAGTAGTTTTCAagaacaccagcgcattcacacaggagagaagccatattactgctcagagtgtgggaagagtttcagGCATTCAAAAACTATGACAAAACACAAGTGTACCAAGAGCATGGTGGAACAGGGCAGTAATGAGTGTAACCTTAACACATTCCAGGAGTAAAAGTCTCCAGGGAGTGGAGTGTTTGTAGGGGAAAACCACATGCTGTTTAACCCTATTTCTAAAATATAagcataaaatgaaatattatagCACCCTCCACAGGCTCTTTATTTCAAAATGAAGCTCAAAACCTGAACATGCCCCTCCTCTTGTTgaaaaatttatattttgttgCTCCTTTGAGTCCTACACATTAACTAGTTAATGTTGGCAATGAAAGTGCCACTTTGTCTTCCTTTTTAATCTTTAGATGTTTTCTGTATGCTGTATGCTCAGAGTATTCTTATTGAGGACTTCTGCAAAGGAGATATTACTGCAACAGTGGAGTTTTGCTTGTGCTGGGCAAAACTGAACAGCTTTGTAAAACAGACACAGTAGTATGAAGACAAGCTGAGAGATGTACTGATGACCTCTCCTCGGTATGGTGTATGCATGCATGCCTGTTCTATGTGGCATAAAGTTGCATACAGGCCAGACTACAACTCATCCATGAAATTTCCATTACTCTTTTCAAAGACATGAAGGACATATGTTGATGTTCTTTGTGGTGCTTGGAGAATGATTGTTCCTTGAGAAGTGTGCTGTGACAGAAGGACTTATTTATGCCCATCTTCAGGCTAACCTGTCAGACATAGCAGCGGCCTATGGTACAGAAGTTGGAACAGTGTATGTTCATCATTGTAGAACTGTGTGAAAGGTGACCAATAAGGATGTTCAAGTCCATGATCCTCACTGAAGGCAATTCTTCCTGACACCGATATGATCTGCACAATGGATGCTAACTTTGTTTATATTGATTTAACATGTACATGCAATTCTATATGTAGATTAAGTCTgtgttatctatctatctatgtatctttatctctctctctctctctctctctctctctctttctctcaccattTAGTTCACTAAGTattttacacatacaaggaatttgtcttggtgaGTGCACACAGGTAAGATACTAAATAGACCAGATGATGAAAATAGAATATATAATAAGAGATAGATATAGAAGAGCTAGCATGAAAGGAGCTAAAGAGATTAAtgtgtgaataaataaaatgcgaATAAGTACCTATGTGGAGAGTCTGAAGAAGTGAACTTTTGTACAGGAAAATGTGGGGTGAACGTTTGTACAGTTGTAAAAATAAGCATTGTGGTTCAGAGGAGTTATGCAGTTATACAGTAAGGGGGTTTGTTGGTTGTATATAGTGAATGTCTTACAACACCAATTCCAATgcagttgggatgttgtgtaaaacataaataaaatgttgactctgttgtaacacgtgaagaatgtggcttggcattgtcttgctgaaataagcagggacgtccctgaaaaagacgttgcttggatggcagcatatgttgctcctaAACctttatgtacctttcagcattaatggtgccttcacagatgtgcaagttacccatgccatgggcactaacacacccccacaccatcagagatggtgcccggaggacacgacgtccataatttccaaaaacaatttgaaatgtggactcgtcagacaacaggacacttttccactttgcatcagtccatctcagatgagcttgggcccagagaagccggcagcgtttctgggtgttgttgatctatggctttcgctttgcacggcagttttaacttgcacttgtagatggagcgacgaactgtgttcactgacaatggttttctgaagtgttcctgagcccatgtggtaatatccattacagaatgatgttggtttttaatgcagtgccgcctgagggatcaaaggtcacgggcattcaatgttggttttctgccttgcagcTTACTTGCAgcgatttctccagattctctgaatcttttgatgatattatggactgtagatgatggaaTCCCTAagttccttgcaattgcatgttgagaaacattgttcttaaactgttggactatttgctcacgcagtttttcacaaagtggtgaacctcgccccatccttgcttgtgaatgactgagcctttcagggatgctccctttatacccaatcatgacactcacctgtttccaattaacctgttcacccatggaatgttccaaacaggtgttttttgagcattttttccccagtcttttgttgcccctgttccaacttctttggaacatttttgcagacatcaaattcaaaatgagttaatatttgctaaaaacaaagtttatctgtttgaacattaaatatcttgtctttgtagtgtattcaattgaatataggttgaaaaggatttgcaaatcatcatattctgtttttgtttatgttttacacaacgtcccaacttccttagaattggggttgtagtatttcagcatgtttgttatatttttaaggaagatgcatatgtttttatttcctttggATGAATGTAAGAAGTGAGAGAAAAGTTAAAGGAAAGAGACTGAACCTGtagtttgtgtatttgtgtttgttactTGTCAGTATTACAGCAATCAAAAAAAGgaacagtgcagtgagtgatAAACTACATTTGCAATAggagtttctttttcttccagaatggctGAATGGTGGAAATAAGCTGCTCATTATGAGCTGCAGTGTTGAATTTTGTGATCTAacgctctctgcctctctctaaaATTCTTTGCTCTTGTACAGTGTGCAGCTTTGCATGATTTTTAACTTCCAAAGCAGCATTAATCTTGAAGTTGAAGactcttgtttaaaaaaaaagttggatgATAACTAGTCTAAGTTATATGCATATCTAGTTATTTCTCCATTTCTACCCATCTTTACAATAGAAAGCTTTTAGGATTTATGAGATTCTGGCACTGCTCTCAGCTCACTGGAGAAACTATTAATTTCACTTCAGATGCTCAAACCTCTTAAAGCCTTTCTCTTTAGGAGAGGTAGAAAACTGTAGAAGAAGTAGTTCAAATGCTAAACCCTGATGCTGAGCAAATCTTTTTCTTAAATACATTATTGTTCAAAGGTTTAGTCAGTATTTTCAATAATACAAAGCAATTCAGCtccagccctgcgatggactggcgacctgtccagtgtgtatcctgccttccacccgatgactgctgggataggctccagcacccccccgcgaccctgacggagaagcggcttagaaaatggatggatggatggatggatggatagatgtgTTTAATATCATGGAGGATTGTTAAATGAGTGAGAAAGCTATAAAGCATTAAGAGcaatgtaataaaattaatatccagaattctTTTCATTTGCAGAGCAGTAATCAAATCtttatcaaatgctgaaactgataCTAAACTCTGACAAGAAATGACTATAAACAGATCATTATATAATGAATCATCTAAGAGCATCATCTAAGTTTATGATTCAGATTATTTGAATCTACaatgtataaacaatgtaatgaAATTGTTAATATGGTGAATtaagtttttatgtttatttttgttgtaggCAAAAGAAAAATTAGAAAACATCTTATGTTAAAACTTAAGTTTAATGTTCAATTAATTTGAAAAAGTACTACGGTTAACTACAAGCCTGTGTTTATGCTTTTTATGTCTTATATTTTCATCTGAAAGGCAGGTTTAACCTCACTTAGAGACTTGAACTATGATATTATACT
This sequence is a window from Pygocentrus nattereri isolate fPygNat1 chromosome 20, fPygNat1.pri, whole genome shotgun sequence. Protein-coding genes within it:
- the LOC108412200 gene encoding gastrula zinc finger protein XlCGF49.1-like, giving the protein MASGESFSFQQTPSRTLHMNASHRQAQKRSKERTHYCLECGKSFTQQSHLKIHQRFHTGERPYHCSVCGKSFTVQSNYQQHYRIHTGEKPYYCLECGKSFNRQSNLQEHQRIHAGEKPYQCFECGKSFNRQSHLQKHQRIHTGEKPYHCSECGKSFSHQSHLKQHQRIHTGEKPYRCSECGKSFNQQGHLQEHQRIHTGEKPYYCSECGKSFNRQSSFQEHQRIHTGEKPYYCSECGKSFRHSKTMTKHKCTKSMVEQGSNECNLNTFQE